The sequence CTTCTCCGAGAATGTTTTCCAGATCGCTGACGTTTTCCGGCTCGGCGGAAGCTGCTTGAGAGGACGCTGCCTGTGACGTTCCCTGGAACACGCCTGACAAAGACGACACCGGGGGAGACGACGTTTGCCCGGCCGAGGCGACGGGTAGAATCAAGCTCGGAAGGACCAGAAGGAAGAGGCTCAAGGCCGAGCGCGAAAGATCGAGCAATGCCCGCGCCAGACGGTCCATAACATACTGAAAATAAAGGAATTGTGTCCCAGAGGTCCACCGTGAAGTCACAGCACAGAACGATAACAGCAGAGACGACGGGCGGCAAGTGATTTCTTTCACCGGGCTTCCCCCTTCCGCCGATCCTTCGCGCCGTCGCGCGAGGGGTAGGATCTTTCTCCCCTTCTGAACGTGAGCGTAACTACGTCCGTTCGGCCGAGTGCCGAATGGAACGAGGAGGCAGACTCAATTGACAAGCGACCAATATCTATTGCGAATCCTATCGCGAGCTCTACCGGCTCTGTCTGGAGTCCGCACCTGATTCGAATCCCGCTCTGCGACGCGAGCTCCGCACCCAGGTGAAAGGAAGATTGCTTTCCCGGAATCTTCCGCACTTCTCCCGCGGCGGTCACACCCTTCCCGGGGGTCAGAACCAAGCCGAAGAGAAAGGTCGAGGGAACGGCTCCCCTGTACGAATCGGACGCCGAGCTCGAACCCAGATTGCCCAGGCCGACGCACGCTTCAAGAGATCGAACGGGCCTCGAACGCAGACCGGCGCCCAGGGCGAAGAATCTCGCTTCTCCATAACCATCGACGGACATCGAAAGTAACCCCAAGGAAAGCATGATTCTTGTCGAAGAAAAAGGCTGCCGAGAAGCGCAGGCGGAGAGAATCCTCTCCTTGTAGAGGCTGCCCCCTCTCTCGGCAATACCGAATGTCAGCACGTTGTCTCGTCGGGGGACGTTCAACAGAACGTTCCTTTGCTCAAGCTCGGAGAGTCCGTACGGCGCGCAATAACAAGCGCTCGCGCTCAGGTCCGTCGCGAAGGGCGGCACGGGAGCGAGAAAATGAAATCCATAATCTGACGCGCTCCAGCAGTCCCCCATCGCCGCAGTCTTTGAATCCACAAAGATTCCCTCGAAGGCCGCCCATGACTCGTGAACCGCGGCCGGCAGTGAGAGGAAGGCGAGCAGACACGAGAAAACCAGTTTGAGTGATGTTTTCATGGGGTTCACTGTCTCTCTACCTCATTCCCTGCGGAGCCACGACTATGGTGCTCTTGGATTCCTCCCACCCTCCGTCGGCTTCTTTTACGCCGAGGCTCACCACGTAGACACCGGGCGGGACGATTCTCCCTTCCTCGTCAATCCCGTCCCAAATCGTCTGGACGATCGTTCCGACTCTCCTCTGGTCAAGAAGTCGTCTCACTGTTCTACCGTCCGAGTCGAACACGGTGAGATTCGCTTTCGTCCCGAGCGAAGGAAGCGCGAACGAGAATACGACTCTGTCGTCGATTCCGTCTCCGTCCGGCGAGATCACGCGACTGCTCATACCGATTTCGAACGAGCCACCGCCTCGCGCGGCCTCGCAGACGCTGTTACGTCCGCAGGGCGTCGAGCCCGAAGACGCCACGCTCGAAGACCAGTTGGCCGCCTGCCTGCCACTCACAGACGTAGAAACGCGTTCGATCGAGCCGTTGCTGCGAGTGGACCAGTCTTCGCAGTAGGCCACGTAGTCGCTTATGCAACCAGAGCTGTCCCTTATGCAGACCACGTCGGCGTAGCTGTTTCCTCCAGACGCGCTGTTGTTCAGGGAAGGCCAGCTTCCCTCGGGTTCAATCGCCCGGCCTTCGCATTGATTCGGCGTCTCCTGAAAGAGTTTCTTGTCCTGAGTGACGACCAGGAATTCGCCGGGCCCGATCACTACCGGAAGCGATGTAAGGCGCGCCTTTTTTTGTGATGAGTCCTCTATCCACCAGCCTCTCACGTCCACGGGCATTTGCCCTCTGTTGAAAAGCTCCACCCACTCGGGTTCTCCCGTGGCCGGTGCGTACATGATTTCGTTTACGACGACGTCGCCCTCGCCGACGCGCAGACTTGTCGACGCGGTATCGTTGCTTCGATTCTCGTCTTCCCCAAGTCTGAGCACCGCCTCCAGAGTCATGCAGCTCTCGACTTCGGGGAGCAGGGACACCGACACGGTCTCGGACTGTTTCGGGGCGATTGCTCGCGTCGTGGTTGAGGCAAGAAAACTGCGCGCCGAATCCGCGATCCCGAAGAATTCGACCAGGCATTCTCCGTCCGCGAGCTCGCGAGCGCCGAAATTCCCGACCTCGACAGTGATCTCGACATTCTCGAAGAGAAGAGGAAGGGCCGGCGTCGTGCTCAGAGTCCCGGAGACGAAACCGGCGTCTACGACGCACAAATTGCGTCTTCCGGGAGAAGGCGGAGAGAGGGCGCTGAAGTCGGCCGAGTTGTCCTGCGTGTCGACGCCGTCGGGCAGTCTTCCTACGCTGATTCCGGAAGCGACGTCCTCGCACGGAGTGCCCTCGTAGTACTCCGGGAACGAGTGCGAGCCCCATCCCACGAGGTCCACTATTTCCGTCGCTCTTCTTATCCTGCAGGCGTCGGGCCCGTTTTGTAGGTCTAGCTGCTTGACAAATTGAGGAGCAGGGCTCACGGCGTCTTCGCCTATGACAGCGTAGCCGTGGGCCTCGACGTAGTAGTCCGACTCCCACTGAATGGCGAGGCTCCAGTCTCCCTCCTTGGCGCCGTTTCCGGTCTCCAGCGCCAGCCCCTTGAGGGAAAGAGGGACCTCCGTGGGATTGTACAGTTCAACAAACTCGAGCCCCTCGTCGGTTCCCTCCGGGTCGTAGAGGATTTCGTTGATGACGAAGTCCTGGGCGGCCGAGGGAAAGACAGTTGACACTGAGACAATCGAAACAAAGAGGATCGAAGCAAGAGGAATCGAAGCGAAAAGGCCACCACCCATCGTCCACCTCCCATTCTCGGCGACTTACGAAGACTTACGGAAGTCCCGAACGTCGCCTCAACCACCACTCGATGGCCACAAACATCGTGAAGGCCAGAAACAAAAGAGGATGATTCCAGAGTCTGACTTGACGTTCGACAGTCGCTTTCTCGCCGAAAGTCTGGATCTCGCGGGCGAGCGCGCCAACCTGGTCCGTCCCGAAAGACTTTCCTCCCGAAGCCTCGGACACGTAGCTCAGAAGACGTGAATCGGGAAGGAGGTTTCTGTACTCCGGCCCGTTCGAATCCACAAGGAAGCTGCCGGTAGAGATGGCGCGTCCTCCGTTTTCGACGTCGGAGACCTTGTAGTTGTACGTGCCGGGGGCGAGAACGCCGAGGTCGGCAGCCAGACTATCTGTGCCCGCTCTTCTTGTGAGGATGCGATCGAAATTTCTATTGTTGGCTCCAGTGACTTCAAGCTTGAGATTCGATTCTTCGCCGGAGGGAACGGGGGTCTCGGGAGCGCCCGTGGTCCTTCTCGGAGCGCCGCCGCCCGAAAATGTGACCTCTTCTCCATTCTGGAAGACCCACGATTGAGGCTTGAAGTCGAAAGCTCCGTCTTTCTCACCCTCCGAAAGCCACCATATTGCATTTGCTGTGAACCCACTGAAGAGCCTGTCGGAACCTCCCGCGCCCGGCACCGAGAAACCCCATCTCCAAACCCCGCTCGCCGCAACGAGGAGCACCCTTCCCTTGCCGTAGGAGCCGGCGACGATAACGGGAAAACTCTTGTCCCCGGTCCCGGAATCAAAGAGCACCGAGGCGCCGGGTTTTGCGGAGTCAATCGCGTGCGAACCAAGAAGTGGCGAGATATCTCCCCAGCTCTCCGCGTTGGAAGACGATTCCTTCTCGACATCACATATCGGGTGGTTGAGACCGTCGAACGTCACTCGACAGTTCAGATAGTTCTCGGGTCCCCAGGCGTTCGGCTTGAGCAGCCGGGCCGGCAACAGCCTCCTGGCAGGTTCCGGCACCTCTTTCAACCCCTCGGCGCCGGCGACGAACAGCCCTCCGCCGGAACTCACGAAACTCTCGAGGCTCTCCCACACGTCAGGGCCCAGGTAGCGCGCGGCGCCATCACCGACAAACACGACGGAGCTTCTGCCAAAACCCTGAGGCACGGATGAAACCAAGCCTTTGAGGGCCGGTAGCTTCGTCTTTCGTCCCGACACGAGAACGAACGTGGTCTCGAGCTTCGGATCGGACTCGAGCTGCCTCTTCAAGAATGTGAAGTCCCACGTGATGTCTCCTTCGAGGTAGAGAATCTTGAGCCTTTCGCTGAGCACACTGATTGCAAAGGAGGTCGAATTGTTCGCAGTGGAAGCCTCACCCTTGACCGCGGGGACGCTCACCTTGTAGAAATGAAGACCCGCCGAAGTCGGCTTGACGGAGAGGAAAATCTCGGTCTCGGCCGAGCCGGCGAGCTTCAGCATCCCTCTCGATATGACGGTCTCGCCTTCCGAGATACTCAAGGGAACGTTCAGGTTCTCGAGGCCGTAACCTTTCACGCGCACGAGCACGGGCGCTTCGCTGCCGGCGTAGCCGGACGCTGGATGAAGAACCTCCGTGATTTCGATGTCCCTGAAGGAACCCTCCTTTGCCGACAGAACGGTGTAAACAGGAAGCGAGATTCGCTTCGCCACGCTGGTCGGATCGGGGCCGAACGTGCTCGCGCCGTCGGAAATTACGACTATTGCCGCGGGAGTCTTCCCGACCCCGGAAGAGATGTCTTCCAGGGCCTGGCCCAGTGCGGTTCGACTTCCGGCCGCGTCAGTAGGCGGCTCGTTCGCACCCGTGGCCGCCGCAGCCGCAGGAATCGACTTCTTCTCGACTGCCCGCAGACTGTCTGAGAACACATAGACGGAACTATCAAACCTTCTCGGAAGCTGCTTGAGCAGACTCTGAGCCACGCCGAGCGCCACGTCGGCGCGGGAACGGCTCGAGTCCTCCGCAACCGCGAGATCGAAAGGCTGTTTCATGCTAGCCGAACCGTCCACCAGGACGAACACCTTGGGCCGGTGGCTCTCCTTGGACTCGATGCTCACGACGGGCTGAAGCAGGGCCAACAGGACGCACATGAACGCGGCGATACGTAGTCCCATGAGAAGTCGCCGCCTTTCCTTGCCGAGCCGAGTGTCCTTCCGCACGTACAGGCGAACGACCAGGAGAACGAGAAGTAAAGCGAGGGCGGACAAAAGAAGCCAGGACGAAACCGGTGAGAAGGAAAGGCCCTTTACGAAAGGAAGCCGACCACTCATATCAACCCATCCTCACAATCACTGAATCCCCAAGGATCAGGAAAATCATCGCCACGCCCTTTCCGGAGGCGCGCGAGGATGTCGCGTCTCTCTTGGCGACACTCAAGGGCGTCACGTCTCAGTTGGAAACGAGCGGAAGCATCAGGTCTCGTTTGGAAGCACGCGATCACGCAAAAAATCATGCTGCTCGGTTCTCAAGATAAGAATACAACAAAACCGGCAGAGGAGGGTTGGAAAGTGGATAAAAGGCTTGGGTAGTGTGGTAACAAGAACGCTACCGGAAGACCCGAAGGCGTGTCAAGAAAATTCTGCCACCTATTTCCTGCTTCCCGCCACGGCAAGCGAATCAGCGTAGCGTATGCGCTTTTCTCTCGTATCGAGGTTGAGGCGCTTGAGTTCCATGAACAGCGTGAGAGGATTGATCGGCCTCCTGTAGTCGTGCGCAAGTAGTTCTCTTGCAATCTTGATGCTACCGTAGTCGGGATGCTCCCGCACAATCTCACGGATCATTGCTTCGAGGTTCTTGCTCGAGGTGACGTCGGCCGCGTGAGATTCGGTCTCGAAAGTGCTGGGCGTGCCAATTAGCGACGATGCCGAAGCAGTGCCAGCCGTTGTATTGCCGGCGGCTGCACCACCAGCCGTGACCGGAGCGCTACCAGTCGTTGTACCACCGGCGTTGGGCGAGGTATCACCGGCCGCGGCAGTGCCAACCGTGCCAGTACCGACCTGGGAAGCGGTCGCCGCTCCCGTACCCTGGCCCGTAGTCCCGTGCGCCACGGGCTCGGTGCCTTTGTCTGATTCGTCGGACCTCGGCTTCTCCTGTACCGGTGCGGCCTTCGGTCTCTCGAATTTTTCCACGGCAGCTTCCACGGTCTTGAAGGATTCAAGTATGTTATGGAACTCGAGGAGCTCGAACACCTCTGCTACTTCCGGTGTCATTCCGATGAGCTTGAGATCGCCTCCGCTCTCTCTTATTCCACGAATCTCGCTGATAAAGATTCCCCAGCCCGCACTGCTGATGTAGGTCACCTTGCCCAGATCGATGATTATCTCGAACTGGCGGTCCTTGAGCAGGTACTGCAGTCTTCGCTCAAGTTCGTGTGACGTCGTGGTGTCAATCTGGCCCAGCACGCGGACGACCGCTACCTGATAGTGGGAACCAGCCTGCTCAACTATTACATCGATGCCCTTCATTTGCTCTCCTCCTCCCCCACTGCGGTGGGCTGAGTGCTAGAGTGGACCTCTTCTGGTTCGAGGCCGACCGCAGTCGGGTACCCGGTGTTGTCCTCCATGTCGAGATTCATGATTTTTCTTGTGCCTTCTAAGGCAGACTTCTTTCTCTGATCTTTGGTGCCCAGGTCGAGTTTCTTGAGACATAGATAGATTTTCCCGGGCGAAACGTCGAGACTGCCAAACTCGGCCTTGCTCAGCTCGCGGCTGATCCGCTTCGGCCCGTAGGAAGGGAACGTCTTCGCAACCATGAGAATCTTCTGCTCGACTTCAAGGCTCACGCGTCCGAGTTTCTCAAGAGATCTCGGAATCTTGTCCCTGAGACCTTCCTCTCCCAGTTCGTGCATCCTCTTCTTGTACTTGTAATAGCTTGAAGGAGACACCTTCATTATCTCGCACGCTTCGTTCACGGACATACCTTCAACTTCAACCAAGTCAATGAGCTTCTTTCTGACGTCATATAGTATATCGTCAACAACCGCCCTTTCCTTTATGGCTACGAGCGTTATGTCGTCATTTTGTGCTTCCCCGCCCGTGAAGCCCGCCACCTCTTCGTCCAGCGTTCTGGCAAACTCTTGCGGCGGCAATTGGCCGTATTTCTTGATGACTCTCAAGAACCTCTCTTCGCCGAAGAGCTCGCCGTCCTTGTTCATGGCCTCGGTTATGCCGTCCGTGTAAATGATGAGCATGTCCGCCTGCTTGAGCTTGATGCTCTCGGAGCCGATCGATTTCTCGAAGAGAGAACGATCCCCGAGGTCTATCCCCACGGGGAAACCCTTCGGATTGAGGAAATACGTCTCGCCGGAATCGCCCCTGTAGAGAATCATCGGGTTGTGACCCGCGCTGGCGAAGCTGATCACTCTGTGTCTCGAATCCAGAACCATGTAGAAAATCGTGACAAACATGCCCTTCTTCATGTCGTCCGTGACAAAGCTGTTCATTCTCGCAACGACGTCCTTCGCCGACCTGTTGCCCCTCGCCTCCATTCTCAAGGCCGTTCTTATCATGGTCATGACCAGCGAGCCTGCGACCCCCTTGCCGGAGACGTCCGCCACGACAACGCCGAGAGTGTCGTCGTCCACCCACACGAAATCGTAATAGTCGCCTCCAACCTCTTTCGCGGCTCTGTAGAGAGTGCCGATTTCGAATCCCTCCGCCGTCGGTACCTCTCGCGGTAGAAGAGACTGTTGGATTTCCTGGGCCACCTGCATTTCTTTCTGCAGTCGTTCCTGTTCGACGAGGTTCTGCTGTGCCTTCTTGAAACGCGCGGTGATCTCGTTGAACGTGCGGGCTATCTCGTCTATTTCGTCGGGACCTCCTTCGTCCAGTTTTCTGTCGAGCATCCCCTCTCCGATTGCGCGAACGCCGTCGGACAGTTTTTGGAGCGGCTTGACAAAGCGGGACACGACGAACCAAACGGCGACGTTCCCCAGCGCAAGGACGAGCAGCGCCGTTCCCAGAAGCGCTCCTCTGGCCCGGGCCATGTACTGGTTAAGCGCGTCTCTTCTGATGTCAAGGTAAACCCTGCCTAGCTCGGCGGCCGCAGAGCCGGGAGCCTGGACGGCGATAGGTGTGGACAACGATATGAGCTTCGCCCGATACCCCTTGTCCTGCGCCTGAGATTCAGAAAGAATGGCCTCATACGAGGCAAAGACCTGCGCCGGTTTGTCGCTCGCCCAGATGTTTCCCTCCCTGTCAACGACCATTATGCCGGCGATCTGTGGATTCTCTTTCAGGGTACGGACGATCGTCTCGTTGAGGAGCGTCTGTTCTACGGAGAGCGGTTCTTTGGAGAGAAGAAGCTCGGTGCTCTGGCGGGCAATCCCCGCAGAGATGGCCTTGCTCCGTGCGATTACTTCTATCGTGATGGTTCTGTCCTGGCGCACGACAAAGTAGAAGAAGGCACTCGCTACTATCGCGAACAAGATCGCGGATGCGTACAAGCTGAACTTGAACCTGAGACTCTTGTGCCATATAGGCCTCTTCCAGGCCAGAGGCGGGCGTTTGCGCTTTCCGAGAAGGTCCTTCCTCATTGTCAGCACGTTGCCTGACGGCGTCACATTGTAGTTGACGTCGTCCATGAGCCTGTTCATGAGAAAGAGACCCAACCCACCTTTTCTTCCCGTGGCCACGTAGCGTCTCAGGTCAGGCACTCGCACCTTTTGAAGGTCGAAGCTCTCTCCATTGTCCGTGAGGGAGATGGTGAGGCGGTTCGATCCGGACGCGACGACGGTGACCTTTATCGACCCCTTCTTCGATCTGTAGGAATGCTTGATGATGTTGGTGCTGGCTTCGTCAATCGCAAGCTTCATGGCGTTCGTGGCTGTGGATGCGACGTTGAGCTCGGCGCACACCTTGTCCACGAACTCCCGCACCTGGACCAGGTATCTCTCTTCACCCGGGATTTCCAGGTTGAACCGCTTTTCGCTTCTGTCACCCAGGATTTTTCTCACCACGGTCATGCTACTGCGCTTTCCTTTCGCCCGAAGAGAGTCTGGCCTTCGCCTTCTCAATGTTCCTGGCAACCATTTCGTTCTGAGGATCCACTGCCATAATCTTCTTCCAGGACTCAATCGCCTTCTCGTATTCACCCAAGTTAAAGTGGTTCATCCCTTCTACGTAGAGCTTCTTCACGTTCTCTTCTACCTTGGGCGTTTTCGGAGAAAGCCTCTCTTCTATCTTTTCGGCAAGTCTGAGGCCTTCTTGATCGGCCGGGTAGAGTTTCAGCATCTCTTGGAGTTGCGCTTTGGCTTCTGTGTAATTTTCTCTGTCGTAAGCAGTTACAGCGTTCGTATAAAGTGTTAGAGCATCTATTCTGCGCATGGCCTCCACGAGGTCGCGTCCGACGGTCTCGACCGCGCTCTTCGAAGTCTCCATTCCTCTTCTGGCCTCTTCGTTCTCGGGACTCAGGATGAGCACCTTGTTCCACGCCGAGTATGCCTCGAGATATTTCCCCGAGGCGGCGAGATTCTTCGCAAGGGCGACGTTAGAGGCCACGTCTACGGCAATGAGTGAATCCGCCTGCCTGATGCCGCTCAAGGCCTCGGCGTTTCCGGGCTCGAGCTCGTTTGCCTGCCTAAACCGCAGCAGACCCGCATTGAAGTCGCCCTGGCTCACGTACTCCTTGGCCACCTCAAGTAACACATGAAGCTTCGCGTGCTCGCCGGCCATCCTGGCCTCTTCCTCGGTCTTCCTTGCCAGAGCCTCTCTTATCTTCTTGACGCTCTCCTTTGCCTGCGCGTTTTCCGGATCGTATTCGAGCACGAGGTTCCACTCGTCGAGGGCGCTGGAATAGCTCGCCTGATCGAATGCGCGCCTTGCGAGCTCGGCATGAGCTTCAATCCTCTTGGCCTTTTCTTCTTCGAGCATTCTCGCCAGCTCCCGCTTGCGCTCGCGCTCCTCGCGTTCTTTTCGCAGGGCAATTGGATCTCCGAAGGTGGCCGAGACCGAGAACTGGTGCAGATTCCCCAGTTCGCTGTTTCCGATCGAATAGTCGAGTGAGTAGCTTCTCCATTTCACACCAACTCCGGCGCAGAGTTTCCCCTCTTTGAATCCCGCCCTGAGAGCCACGAGTTGATCCACGACGTACTCGCCTCCCACTGAAACGTTGGTGTTTGCCTTCTCCGGCAGAGAGACGTCAATCCCGACGAGAAGCACGTCACGCCCCCCGCGCAGTGAGTCTCTGTAGGACCCGCCGGCACGCAGGGTGCGCGGAGTATTTTCGACTCTGTCAGCAAGCTTGAGTTTGGCGCCCGGCACGTCCCGGGCGGCCAGACCGAGCGCAAGTCCCTTGACGTACGGCACCGAGTAAAGGGCCCCGACGTCAAATCCCGCACCGTTTGTGCTCAGCTCTCCCATCCCCTGATTCACGATCTTCAGGGAAGCTCCGACGTTCACGTTGAACGGAATCTTCCGGCCGTAAGAAAATATCATTTCGCTCTGAGAGAAACCTATCTGCCCCAGGCTTCTGCTTCTGTCGTCGTAGGCCTGTATTCCATCGGTTCCGACTCTCAAGAACGCGAAACCGATGCCACCGAAGCGGACGGTGGGGTGCGCTATCGAGAAGAAATCGAGTGAACTCCCCTCGAACAGCAAAGAATGAAATCCTGTGATGCCGGTCTGTCCGAGGCAGGAGAGCCCGGCAGGGTTCCAGTACGTTGCCGTCGCGTCGTCCGAAATCGCCGTGAAGGCGCCACCCATCCCGAGCGCTCTCGAGCCGGCGCCGAGTGAGAAAATGCTCTCGGTGCCTCCGGACACACTGCTTGCCGCAACGCTCGTGCCCGACGAAAGCGCAAGGAGAAGCAAGGTCGCCGCCAGGAGCCCTGCCGCGGCCATGACAGTGACTCTTGCAGAGGACGAGGCACGTACCCCAGCCGCCATGGCGGTCGCCACGGCGCCACAGGGCCCGATCTCAGGGCGACTGCGAATAGTCACGCGACCTTTTTGTGCAATGCCTCTCATTTTGCCACCGCAATCTTGAACGTGGCGTTGACACCCGCTGCTTCGAGTTTGCAGATGTAAACGCCGTTCAGCACGACGTCGCCGCTACCGTTCTTGCCGTCCCAGAGAATCTCTCTCAACCCTTCCCTGCCCTCCGATTCCTGCTCGGAGAAAGTCTTCGCAAAGACGGGCTTCCCGTCGAGCGTGTATATCCTGATCGTTACCTTGGAATCGCGCTCGAGATTGTAGGAAATCCTCGTGGATTCCATGCCCGCCCTGAACGGGTTCGGGTAGTTGTGGACACCCGTGAACCATCTCGAAGGTGCAGAAAAAGTCCGCGGGAAGGTCTCGTTGTCCGAGGACACCACTCCTATTGCCTGTCCCGAGGCAACGTCGACAACTTCAAACGCCGCGTCTCCTTCGAGTTCAAGCACGAGACCGGTGCCGCCCGGGTACTGCGACACGTCAACCATGACCAGAAGCGTGTCGCTCTCGCCGGGACCAAGCGTGTCGGCTTCGGGCGCAAGCTCGACTCTCACGGGATTCGTTGACGAGACGCTCGCAATGCCCAGCAGGATGCCGGGTGAAGAGTATCGCGAGAGTTTCACGGCCGAGAGAACCGAAGATGGATTCGCGAGTCTTGCGTAATCCTCTCCGTCCACAAAGAAACTCAGAGCCTTGAGCACAATGTCGCTCCCCTCGCCGATCTCCTGGGGGTTAGTGATTCTTAGGGCCATCAACCATACGGAGCTCTCTCCAGGCGCCATCTGCGCCGGAGCTTCGACAAGAGGAGGCACGTCGGCAATCATGCTCTTGGCCTCCACGTACGCGGCGATGTCTTTAGTGCCGGTGGAAACGTAGGCTTCAGCGCCGGTGTTTTCGTCGAGAGGAATCACGGAAATGTATGTAGAGATGCTCTGGATCGGAGAGGTCTCCGAAGGAGCAATCGCGTCCCAACGCACCGGGACCCCAACCGAAAAGTCCTGCTCTTGAGTGTAGCCCTCTGCCAGGGCGTAGCCCGCGGGGAGAGAGATCGCAATCTTCCCGCTCGCCGCTGGGGCCGCCGTCCCGAGGTTTGACACGGTGGCCACAATGGTGAACCGACTGCTCACGTGCAGACTGCCGTCCGTGGCATCTGCGGGAGCAGTGATGGCGGATTGAAGCGAGAGGTTGGTCTTCACGACTACCGACGCGTCGAAAACTCTGCTCGCGTTCAGCGTGTCTGCCGCCTGGCCTGTGTTGATGGCGAGCGGTACGTTCGCCATCGTCACCAGGAATCCTTCCGAGTCGGATGGGTCCGCAGGAGCGACCAGCGACCATTCGACTGCGACACCGGGCTCGAAGCTCTGAACGAGCGGGGAGAGCAGGTTGAAGCCCTGTGGAACGGCGATGCCAAGCGTACCGCCTGAAGCCACTGATCCCTCTCCGGTGTTGGCCACGATCGCACGTATCTTGAAATTCTGCTGCGTCGACAGTATGTTATCGGTCGCTCCGGACGGTTCTGAGATCGAAGTCGAGAGCGAAAGGAGCGCGGGCAGTTCGATAATGGCGCTCGTCGTATCGTCGAGAGCGACGCCGACAAACAGGGGTTTCCCACTTATTGCTCCGACCGAAGACTCGATCTGCGCGGTAAAGGTCTCGGCTCCCCCAGAAGTACCTGCCTCCACTGGGATGCTGAGTGTTTTCCTGCTCTCACCCTGAACTACACCGGCAGTCACGGGGCCCCCGATGACGGAGCCGCCGTTCGAGGAGAGAGAAACAACGACGTCCAGTGCGTCTTCTTGGCCCACGTTTTCTACTTCGACGTCCACCACGAACGCTTGCGACGTATTGACGCGCGGCGCGTTCGGTGAGTCGAGCGCGGTCGAGTAGATCCGCAAGTCTCCGGGCCTGTTCACGAGAACGCTGTCGGGAGAAGTCGAAAGCGTCTGGGAGAAAAGGAATCCATTCCCGTCCGTCCCCTCGAACTCGAGGGAAACGGCGTGGGGGCCGGCCGCTATTGCCGTGCTGTCAAGCGTTATGCTTCTGAAGTGCAGCGACGCCGTCGAATGGCCCGGCACATCACATCCTTGAGAACAATCCACGGTGTCGATGATGGTACCCAAAGACAGGAAGCTCGAGTCCGCCACGAAAAGCGTCGCATCGCCCGTGTTCTCCACTCTGAGCGAGAAACTTACGGTCTGCTCCTGCGCCACTACGTCCGGTGTCAGGGAATCGTAGACGTATCTCAGCGAAGATTCGCTCTGTACGACAAGTTCGCCCTGCGGCGAGAGAATCCTTGCCTCAAGCGGGAAACCATTCTCGACCCCTTCCAGATTGAGCTCCACACCGTACGACTGGGCCGCCATTGCAGGCGACAGCGTGTCTTGCACAAACTGAAGAACGGCGCTTTCGCGAGGAGCTATCAGAACGGGCGCGCCCAGACCGGCGGCGACGAATTCGTGTGCTCCGTCCCTGATGTCTATCTCGCAAAGAGTTGGCTCCACCAGGGCGGCCGCGTCTCCCAGGTTCTCGATTTCTAAAGAGAAGCCGACCACCTGGCCTGCCGTGACTCTCGACGGCGCCAGGCTGGAGGCGACCCAGCTAAGCAGTGCCCTCTTCTGGACGACGATGCTACTGCCTGGAGTAATGAGACTGTCCTCGGCGATGCCGTTCTCCTCAATCTTCACGAGAAGTTCCGGATTGTAGGGACCGGTCGCAAAACTCGTGTCGATCTCGGAGGCAGGGAAGGTGAGGGTCCGCAAGCTCTCGCTCTCCACGAGGAGAGACTCCGAAAAGAACGCCTCGAACTTCGGCGTTGTGCCGAAGCG is a genomic window of Candidatus Eisenbacteria bacterium containing:
- a CDS encoding lamin tail domain-containing protein, with product MGGGLFASIPLASILFVSIVSVSTVFPSAAQDFVINEILYDPEGTDEGLEFVELYNPTEVPLSLKGLALETGNGAKEGDWSLAIQWESDYYVEAHGYAVIGEDAVSPAPQFVKQLDLQNGPDACRIRRATEIVDLVGWGSHSFPEYYEGTPCEDVASGISVGRLPDGVDTQDNSADFSALSPPSPGRRNLCVVDAGFVSGTLSTTPALPLLFENVEITVEVGNFGARELADGECLVEFFGIADSARSFLASTTTRAIAPKQSETVSVSLLPEVESCMTLEAVLRLGEDENRSNDTASTSLRVGEGDVVVNEIMYAPATGEPEWVELFNRGQMPVDVRGWWIEDSSQKKARLTSLPVVIGPGEFLVVTQDKKLFQETPNQCEGRAIEPEGSWPSLNNSASGGNSYADVVCIRDSSGCISDYVAYCEDWSTRSNGSIERVSTSVSGRQAANWSSSVASSGSTPCGRNSVCEAARGGGSFEIGMSSRVISPDGDGIDDRVVFSFALPSLGTKANLTVFDSDGRTVRRLLDQRRVGTIVQTIWDGIDEEGRIVPPGVYVVSLGVKEADGGWEESKSTIVVAPQGMR
- a CDS encoding VWA domain-containing protein; the encoded protein is MSGRLPFVKGLSFSPVSSWLLLSALALLLVLLVVRLYVRKDTRLGKERRRLLMGLRIAAFMCVLLALLQPVVSIESKESHRPKVFVLVDGSASMKQPFDLAVAEDSSRSRADVALGVAQSLLKQLPRRFDSSVYVFSDSLRAVEKKSIPAAAAATGANEPPTDAAGSRTALGQALEDISSGVGKTPAAIVVISDGASTFGPDPTSVAKRISLPVYTVLSAKEGSFRDIEITEVLHPASGYAGSEAPVLVRVKGYGLENLNVPLSISEGETVISRGMLKLAGSAETEIFLSVKPTSAGLHFYKVSVPAVKGEASTANNSTSFAISVLSERLKILYLEGDITWDFTFLKRQLESDPKLETTFVLVSGRKTKLPALKGLVSSVPQGFGRSSVVFVGDGAARYLGPDVWESLESFVSSGGGLFVAGAEGLKEVPEPARRLLPARLLKPNAWGPENYLNCRVTFDGLNHPICDVEKESSSNAESWGDISPLLGSHAIDSAKPGASVLFDSGTGDKSFPVIVAGSYGKGRVLLVAASGVWRWGFSVPGAGGSDRLFSGFTANAIWWLSEGEKDGAFDFKPQSWVFQNGEEVTFSGGGAPRRTTGAPETPVPSGEESNLKLEVTGANNRNFDRILTRRAGTDSLAADLGVLAPGTYNYKVSDVENGGRAISTGSFLVDSNGPEYRNLLPDSRLLSYVSEASGGKSFGTDQVGALAREIQTFGEKATVERQVRLWNHPLLFLAFTMFVAIEWWLRRRSGLP
- a CDS encoding anti-sigma factor antagonist (This anti-anti-sigma factor, or anti-sigma factor antagonist, belongs to a family that includes characterized members SpoIIAA, RsbV, RsfA, and RsfB.); translated protein: MKGIDVIVEQAGSHYQVAVVRVLGQIDTTTSHELERRLQYLLKDRQFEIIIDLGKVTYISSAGWGIFISEIRGIRESGGDLKLIGMTPEVAEVFELLEFHNILESFKTVEAAVEKFERPKAAPVQEKPRSDESDKGTEPVAHGTTGQGTGAATASQVGTGTVGTAAAGDTSPNAGGTTTGSAPVTAGGAAAGNTTAGTASASSLIGTPSTFETESHAADVTSSKNLEAMIREIVREHPDYGSIKIARELLAHDYRRPINPLTLFMELKRLNLDTREKRIRYADSLAVAGSRK